The Methanococcoides methylutens MM1 genome has a window encoding:
- a CDS encoding GAF domain-containing protein, with protein sequence MGSEKEYRTIFEKSPLGIMYFDREGVVTLCNERSSRIFGKDKSDIIGSDVLSFFNAEQVGSVIEKVLSGESVTYEDESLTGPKDLPVQVEVHCSPDMSEDGSILGGICMIEDITQRKDLEETLKLDESRLEVLLELEQMMDAPMQEIADFVHEEAVRLTGSTIGYLAFLNEDESTLTMHTWSNSVMKECTVPDRKFVYDVKKIGLWGEPIRQRKPVMISNYEMPHPLKRGYPEGHVELTNYMAVPVFEGSRIVATAGVGNKDGEYDASDVRQLTLLMQGLWRLIQRRESIDALKKYAEDLEHSNELKELFSDIMRHDLLNPAGIVKGYAELLLEMEDDEKKQEMVRTIDRNNKKLIDMIENAARFAKLDTFEDIEFQEMDLALVIESVIGNFRPNIDERQMNVEFDPKGSYPAKVNPMVEDVFSNLLSNAIKYSPDKEWILISIFDAGDEWKVSVTDRGEGVPDENKPELFERFKRVTKKGIKGTGLGLAIVKKIIDLHGGSVGVEDNPEGQGSIFWITLRKWG encoded by the coding sequence ATGGGATCCGAAAAGGAATATCGCACGATATTTGAGAAATCCCCTCTGGGGATCATGTATTTTGACCGGGAAGGTGTCGTTACTCTTTGCAACGAAAGATCTTCCAGGATCTTTGGTAAAGATAAAAGCGATATCATTGGATCTGATGTCTTGTCCTTTTTTAACGCCGAACAGGTCGGATCTGTGATAGAAAAAGTGCTTTCAGGGGAGTCTGTTACTTATGAGGATGAATCTCTGACCGGGCCGAAAGATTTGCCTGTACAGGTTGAAGTGCATTGCAGTCCTGACATGTCGGAAGATGGTTCCATTCTGGGTGGTATCTGCATGATAGAAGATATCACACAAAGAAAAGATCTTGAAGAGACACTGAAGCTGGACGAATCCCGGCTTGAAGTCCTTCTGGAACTTGAGCAGATGATGGATGCGCCCATGCAGGAGATCGCAGATTTTGTTCATGAAGAAGCTGTGCGGCTTACCGGTAGCACGATCGGTTACCTTGCATTTCTTAACGAGGATGAATCTACTCTAACAATGCATACCTGGTCGAACAGTGTGATGAAAGAATGCACCGTGCCTGATCGTAAATTCGTCTATGATGTGAAGAAGATCGGTCTCTGGGGCGAGCCAATAAGGCAGCGGAAGCCTGTTATGATCAGCAACTATGAAATGCCTCATCCTCTCAAGAGGGGCTATCCTGAAGGTCATGTGGAACTCACCAATTACATGGCAGTTCCCGTGTTTGAAGGTAGTAGGATAGTCGCAACTGCTGGTGTTGGTAACAAGGACGGGGAGTATGATGCATCCGATGTTCGTCAGTTAACGCTGCTGATGCAGGGCTTGTGGAGGCTTATTCAGCGCAGGGAATCCATTGATGCGCTTAAGAAGTATGCAGAAGACCTTGAACATTCGAACGAGCTCAAGGAGTTGTTCTCCGATATCATGCGACACGATCTCTTGAATCCTGCCGGTATTGTCAAAGGCTATGCTGAGCTCCTGCTTGAGATGGAGGATGATGAAAAGAAGCAGGAAATGGTCCGGACTATCGATCGCAACAACAAAAAGCTTATCGACATGATCGAGAATGCTGCAAGGTTCGCAAAACTGGATACTTTTGAAGATATAGAGTTTCAGGAAATGGATCTGGCTCTTGTAATTGAAAGTGTGATCGGCAACTTCCGTCCCAATATCGATGAGAGGCAGATGAATGTTGAATTTGATCCGAAGGGCAGTTATCCTGCAAAGGTGAATCCTATGGTCGAGGACGTGTTCTCAAATCTGCTTTCTAATGCGATAAAGTACAGTCCCGATAAAGAATGGATCCTCATTTCTATTTTTGATGCCGGTGATGAATGGAAAGTATCAGTAACGGATCGTGGTGAAGGTGTTCCTGACGAGAACAAGCCGGAACTGTTCGAGCGCTTCAAACGTGTTACTAAAAAAGGTATCAAGGGTACAGGACTTGGCCTTGCTATTGTTAAGAAGATAATTGATCTTCATGGTGGGAGCGTTGGAGTTGAGGACAATCCGGAAGGTCAGGGGAGTATTTTTTGGATTACTTTGAGGAAATGGGGTTGA
- the larA gene encoding nickel-dependent lactate racemase: protein MCVKGEDGMNVKIPYGKDFVDLEVNIPHEVLSPNEPEVGDESGIISHALSHPIGREPFDEFVKNTNSLLVIVNDATRPTPTARVLQEMKDILADHPDVKFIVATGAHRAPTEDEFRFIFGEIYDEMKEQIFVHDARKDEDMEYLGVSSNGTEMYINKMVRQAGNILVIGSVEPHYFAGYTGGRKAFLPGVAGYKTIEMNHKHALSNAAQSLALEGNPVAEDMTDAMEVLKDLNIFSVQTVLTADHGLYAMTAGDLLESFDAAVDKANEVFCTKLSKKGNIVLSAAPYPMDIDLYQSQKALENGRLALEEGGIIILVSKCRDGVGDDTFLNLLGSSATCNEVMEKTSECYKLGFHKAARMAQIGTWAKMWAVSDLDSDVLKSAKLESQEGIQEAFDKAIDLIKEQGKEPYAIILPQGSLTIPLIE from the coding sequence ATGTGCGTAAAAGGAGAAGATGGAATGAATGTGAAGATTCCCTATGGTAAGGATTTTGTTGATCTTGAAGTAAATATCCCTCATGAGGTGCTTTCGCCAAATGAGCCGGAGGTAGGGGATGAGTCCGGGATTATCTCACATGCACTTTCACATCCTATTGGCAGGGAACCTTTTGATGAGTTTGTGAAGAATACTAACAGCCTTCTGGTCATAGTCAATGATGCCACCCGTCCAACTCCAACTGCCCGTGTCCTTCAGGAAATGAAAGATATCCTGGCGGATCATCCTGATGTGAAGTTCATAGTGGCGACCGGTGCACACAGGGCACCTACAGAGGATGAGTTCAGGTTTATTTTCGGTGAGATCTATGATGAAATGAAGGAACAGATCTTCGTGCATGATGCCAGAAAGGACGAAGATATGGAGTATCTGGGTGTTTCCTCCAATGGCACTGAAATGTATATCAACAAGATGGTGCGCCAGGCAGGCAACATTCTTGTTATCGGAAGTGTGGAGCCACATTATTTTGCAGGCTATACCGGTGGCAGAAAAGCCTTCCTTCCGGGAGTTGCAGGCTATAAGACAATTGAAATGAACCATAAGCATGCTCTTTCCAATGCGGCACAATCGCTTGCACTTGAAGGCAATCCTGTGGCAGAGGACATGACCGATGCCATGGAGGTGCTTAAGGACCTTAATATATTCTCGGTCCAGACAGTTCTTACTGCAGACCATGGTCTTTATGCAATGACAGCAGGAGACCTTTTAGAGTCCTTTGATGCTGCTGTTGATAAGGCCAATGAGGTATTCTGCACTAAGCTCAGCAAAAAAGGAAATATTGTGCTTTCAGCAGCCCCATATCCTATGGATATCGATCTTTACCAGTCACAAAAGGCTCTTGAGAACGGCAGGCTTGCTCTTGAAGAGGGTGGAATCATAATTCTTGTATCCAAGTGCCGTGATGGGGTAGGGGATGACACATTCCTCAACCTGCTTGGTTCTTCAGCAACCTGCAATGAGGTTATGGAGAAAACATCCGAATGTTACAAGCTTGGATTCCACAAAGCAGCAAGGATGGCACAGATCGGTACTTGGGCAAAGATGTGGGCAGTTTCTGACCTTGACAGTGATGTCCTGAAGTCTGCAAAACTTGAGTCACAGGAAGGTATCCAGGAAGCTTTCGATAAAGCGATCGATCTTATCAAAGAACAGGGCAAAGAACCCTATGCAATTATTCTGCCACAGGGCAGTCTGACAATTCCTCTTATTGAATAA
- a CDS encoding LysE family transporter: protein MLELFEMLFIGFVVGLTGALVPGPMLFVTIDGTLKKGWTAGPEVFLGHAIIESAVLVLILLGMNTLVGEREMSFISVAGGIVLIIFGLMTIRGAKASAEELHGQDKVVSNSLIAGIVTSASNPYFWLWWLAAGSALVLESMKLGMVAVVFFIVGHWLADLGWFTAVSVSFSRGRGMFSPKTYRHILVSCGLFLILFGGWFAIG, encoded by the coding sequence ATGTTAGAACTGTTCGAGATGTTATTCATTGGTTTTGTAGTAGGGCTAACCGGTGCTCTTGTACCAGGTCCCATGCTATTTGTAACCATTGACGGAACACTGAAGAAAGGCTGGACAGCAGGACCTGAAGTGTTCCTGGGCCATGCTATCATCGAATCTGCCGTGCTCGTGCTGATACTTTTAGGCATGAACACACTCGTGGGTGAGCGTGAGATGTCCTTCATCTCGGTGGCCGGTGGTATAGTCCTGATAATTTTCGGGCTAATGACGATACGAGGGGCAAAAGCTTCAGCCGAAGAACTTCACGGACAGGACAAAGTGGTATCCAATTCACTGATCGCAGGTATAGTCACTTCTGCTTCCAATCCATATTTCTGGCTCTGGTGGCTGGCAGCCGGCAGTGCTCTTGTGCTTGAGAGCATGAAATTGGGTATGGTAGCTGTGGTATTCTTTATCGTCGGACACTGGCTTGCAGACCTTGGATGGTTCACTGCCGTATCGGTATCTTTCAGCCGTGGCAGGGGAATGTTTTCCCCAAAGACCTACAGGCATATTCTTGTATCATGCGGACTATTCCTGATACTGTTCGGCGGATGGTTCGCGATCGGATGA
- a CDS encoding class I SAM-dependent methyltransferase family protein, which translates to MKQPCIAIPKKKGEPARKFLMELDILDKSLKIFSEGDELYLPLERELTPEEFNELPEEARQVDHEFESHEKILKLEDILGFTPGYEIVGDIALIEADEPEAQKVADALLKVHKNVQTVLGAVSAVEGEFRTRRFKVLAGEDRTETVHKDHGFKYKVDLERAYFTPRLSTERQRIVSQIGKEDVVLDMFAGVGPYSIPIARKCKRVIAMDKNPDAIHFLAENVKLNSIENIEVIEGDANEIARKFEGVADHVIMNLPHSADAFLDAAIYVTAPKGIIHYYGMTHEDDLYESSIGLIDAAAKKAGRSIEVVECRTVRSYAPHQYNVCIEVRIN; encoded by the coding sequence TTGAAGCAGCCCTGTATTGCTATTCCTAAAAAGAAAGGTGAACCTGCCAGAAAGTTCCTTATGGAGCTTGATATCCTTGACAAGTCCCTGAAGATATTCAGTGAAGGTGATGAGCTGTATCTTCCTCTTGAAAGGGAGCTGACTCCGGAGGAGTTTAATGAGCTTCCCGAAGAAGCAAGACAGGTGGATCATGAGTTCGAATCTCATGAAAAGATCCTCAAGCTTGAGGATATCCTCGGCTTTACTCCTGGTTACGAGATCGTAGGCGATATTGCACTGATAGAAGCCGACGAACCGGAAGCCCAAAAGGTTGCAGATGCACTCCTGAAGGTGCACAAGAATGTACAAACCGTGCTTGGTGCAGTGTCAGCAGTAGAGGGTGAATTCCGAACCCGCAGGTTCAAGGTTCTTGCGGGGGAAGATAGGACGGAAACTGTTCACAAGGATCATGGTTTCAAATATAAGGTGGACCTCGAGCGTGCATATTTTACACCCCGCCTTTCCACAGAGAGGCAGCGGATTGTATCACAGATAGGAAAAGAGGATGTTGTCCTTGACATGTTCGCAGGCGTGGGCCCGTACAGTATCCCTATTGCCAGAAAATGCAAAAGGGTCATTGCTATGGACAAGAATCCCGATGCGATTCATTTTCTGGCAGAGAATGTGAAGCTCAATTCTATTGAGAACATCGAGGTAATCGAAGGTGATGCAAACGAGATTGCCCGCAAATTTGAGGGCGTTGCAGACCATGTAATCATGAATCTCCCCCATAGTGCCGATGCGTTCCTTGACGCTGCAATTTATGTGACAGCACCGAAGGGTATCATCCATTACTATGGAATGACTCATGAGGATGACTTATATGAAAGTTCCATAGGTCTGATAGATGCAGCAGCGAAAAAGGCCGGGCGAAGCATCGAGGTGGTGGAATGCAGGACTGTGCGTTCGTATGCACCGCATCAATATAATGTCTGTATCGAGGTCAGGATTAACTGA
- a CDS encoding transcription initiation factor IIB: MVEVERVRYSDTSEREKIRAMIKARKEKEKTAEVENKVIECPECGSRNLEQDYERAELVCADCGLVVDAEFVDEGPEWRAFDHDQRMKRSRVGAPMTYTIHDKGLSTMIDWRNRDSYGKSISSKNRAQLYRLRKWQRRIRVSNATERNLAFALSELDRMASALGLPRTVRETAAVVYRKAVDKNLIRGRSIEGVAAAALYAACRQCSVPRTLDEIGEVSRVSRKEIGRTYRFISRELALKLMPTSPIDYVPRFCSGLNLKGEVQSRGVEILRQASEKELTSGRGPTGVAAAAIYIASILCGERRTQREVADVAGVTEVTIRNRYKELAEELDIEIIL; this comes from the coding sequence TGAAAGAGTAAGATATTCTGATACTTCAGAGAGAGAGAAAATACGTGCAATGATCAAGGCACGTAAAGAGAAGGAAAAGACCGCTGAAGTCGAGAACAAGGTTATTGAGTGTCCTGAGTGTGGAAGCCGTAATCTTGAACAGGACTATGAGCGTGCCGAACTGGTATGTGCAGATTGTGGTCTTGTAGTTGATGCTGAATTCGTTGACGAAGGTCCGGAATGGCGTGCTTTTGACCATGACCAGCGTATGAAACGTTCTCGTGTTGGTGCACCAATGACATACACCATACACGACAAAGGTCTGTCTACCATGATCGACTGGAGGAACCGTGATTCCTATGGTAAGTCAATCTCCTCCAAGAATCGTGCCCAGTTATACAGGTTGAGAAAGTGGCAGCGTCGTATACGCGTAAGCAATGCTACTGAAAGAAACCTTGCATTCGCTTTATCAGAACTTGACCGTATGGCATCTGCATTAGGTCTTCCACGTACCGTACGTGAGACCGCTGCAGTGGTGTACAGGAAAGCAGTTGACAAGAACCTCATCCGTGGAAGGAGTATTGAAGGTGTGGCAGCAGCAGCACTTTATGCAGCATGTCGCCAGTGCAGTGTTCCAAGGACCCTGGATGAGATCGGAGAAGTTTCAAGGGTAAGCAGGAAAGAGATCGGAAGAACATACCGTTTCATTTCCCGTGAGCTTGCACTCAAGCTTATGCCAACATCCCCAATAGACTATGTCCCAAGGTTCTGCTCAGGCCTGAACCTCAAGGGAGAGGTACAGTCCAGAGGTGTTGAGATCCTTCGTCAGGCATCTGAAAAGGAACTCACAAGTGGCCGTGGACCAACCGGTGTGGCAGCAGCTGCGATCTATATTGCATCCATTCTCTGCGGTGAGCGCAGGACTCAGCGTGAGGTCGCTGATGTTGCAGGTGTGACCGAGGTCACCATCCGTAACAGGTACAAAGAGCTCGCTGAAGAACTGGACATTGAGATCATTCTCTGA
- a CDS encoding FAD-binding oxidoreductase, translated as MDQQIIDKLRDIVGEDHIRTSTAELYAYSTDAGIHRSMPDAVIRPRTTAEIEKIVKLANEYLFPIVPRGAGTALCGHSVPVAGGLVIDLQRMNTIKELHIEDLYVVVEPGVTHKDLNAELKKYGFFIPGPSSGNVANIGGMVATNASGGNAVKYGATRDYVLGMEVVFPKGDIAKLGSRTLKNSAGYQLEKLMCGMEGTLGIITEITLRIAPLPEATAVAVAVFDTLEKAGQCVANMIARPLIPSGLELMSRVCIEAVNKAVCMGLPDEEAILLIEVDGSVNDVKDQIRKVMEVCKSSGALSVDFTDDPERKEELWKGRKAMIPSLSKYDDDLVTVMLADDMAVPMSKVPEAVTAFQEISDKYDIVIASYGHSGDGNLHTKVLMDPTKRSHWDQAEKAVEEIYSKVMDLGGTITGEHGVGMTKAPFFLRERKCSLDAMKMIKMALDPNNIMNPNKIMDWEDNFISRLRYHLEEE; from the coding sequence ATGGATCAGCAGATCATTGACAAGTTGCGGGATATTGTAGGTGAGGACCACATTCGAACATCCACGGCAGAGCTGTATGCTTACTCTACAGATGCCGGAATCCACCGCAGTATGCCCGATGCCGTGATAAGGCCAAGGACGACTGCTGAGATCGAGAAAATAGTGAAGCTCGCGAATGAATATCTTTTCCCGATAGTCCCGAGGGGTGCCGGAACTGCACTTTGCGGACACAGTGTTCCTGTTGCAGGTGGTCTGGTCATCGACCTGCAGAGGATGAACACAATAAAGGAATTGCATATTGAGGATCTGTATGTGGTGGTGGAGCCTGGTGTGACCCACAAGGACCTGAATGCAGAGCTTAAAAAATATGGTTTTTTCATACCAGGTCCCTCCAGTGGGAACGTTGCTAACATCGGAGGTATGGTGGCTACCAATGCTTCGGGTGGCAATGCTGTGAAATATGGTGCTACAAGGGACTATGTTCTTGGAATGGAAGTAGTATTTCCTAAAGGGGACATTGCGAAGCTTGGTTCCAGGACGCTAAAGAACTCCGCCGGTTATCAGCTTGAAAAACTGATGTGTGGCATGGAGGGTACTCTTGGAATCATAACCGAGATAACACTGAGGATTGCCCCGCTGCCGGAGGCAACTGCGGTTGCAGTAGCGGTATTTGATACTCTGGAAAAGGCAGGGCAGTGCGTTGCTAACATGATCGCAAGGCCTCTGATACCTTCAGGGCTTGAATTGATGTCCAGAGTTTGCATTGAGGCAGTGAACAAGGCTGTTTGCATGGGACTTCCTGATGAGGAGGCTATCCTGTTGATCGAGGTCGATGGCAGCGTTAATGATGTGAAGGACCAGATACGAAAAGTGATGGAAGTCTGCAAGTCTTCAGGGGCGCTTTCTGTTGATTTTACTGATGATCCTGAAAGAAAAGAAGAGCTCTGGAAGGGCAGGAAGGCCATGATCCCTTCATTATCGAAGTATGACGATGATCTTGTGACCGTTATGCTTGCCGATGATATGGCTGTGCCAATGAGCAAGGTTCCTGAAGCCGTTACAGCTTTTCAGGAAATATCTGATAAATATGATATTGTCATTGCAAGTTATGGTCACTCCGGTGATGGAAACCTGCATACAAAAGTGTTAATGGATCCTACTAAACGATCCCATTGGGATCAGGCAGAGAAGGCAGTGGAGGAGATCTACAGCAAGGTCATGGATCTTGGCGGTACGATCACGGGGGAACATGGTGTCGGTATGACCAAAGCTCCGTTCTTCCTCAGGGAGAGAAAATGCAGCCTTGATGCCATGAAAATGATCAAGATGGCCCTTGATCCTAATAATATTATGAACCCGAACAAGATCATGGACTGGGAGGATAATTTCATTTCCCGTCTGAGGTATCATCTGGAGGAAGAGTGA
- a CDS encoding mechanosensitive ion channel family protein: MNIIVLEDYYFSIIVVAGTLILLALLSFVFRKTRIFSEQKTFEQFILLLVSFIGLVVLVLSLPISDNTKQTLLSFFGILIGATIALSSTTFVANGMSGIMLSRIKPFKAGDFIRVEDTFGRVSDIGILHTQVQSIDRDLITIPNLKLISNPLVTISSSGTVISTTVSLGYNVSREKVEKSLIKAAEKVELENIFVHLVELGDFSVTYKVGGLLKDVSSLITKRSDLKKMMFDSLHEDHIEIVSPTFMNQRIYPEDAVFIPVDHDKVTVKPPATYEYVTEVTTEDVIFGKAIEAEITKKISKMIEDMEQKQNDFVDLVNRIADENLRATEKKALDSLLGQKEDLKQDLVSVTSALEDEENTSTDGVRLKSLQYLDSRAGDINIGLKELLDRVSNEIEQ; the protein is encoded by the coding sequence ATGAACATTATAGTACTGGAGGACTATTACTTTAGCATCATCGTAGTTGCAGGTACGCTTATCCTTTTGGCATTGTTGAGCTTCGTTTTCCGTAAGACTCGTATATTCTCAGAGCAAAAGACATTTGAGCAATTTATCTTACTGCTGGTCTCTTTTATCGGGCTTGTTGTCCTCGTGCTTAGCCTTCCAATATCAGACAACACAAAGCAGACACTTCTGAGCTTTTTTGGTATCCTGATTGGTGCTACCATCGCCCTCTCATCTACAACTTTTGTAGCAAATGGTATGTCAGGTATAATGCTAAGCCGCATAAAGCCTTTCAAGGCGGGCGATTTTATCAGGGTTGAAGATACCTTTGGAAGGGTTTCAGACATTGGTATCCTGCATACTCAGGTCCAATCAATTGATCGTGATCTCATAACGATCCCAAATCTGAAACTGATCTCTAATCCGCTGGTAACCATTAGTTCATCCGGTACGGTTATCTCTACCACTGTTTCGTTAGGCTATAATGTGTCAAGGGAAAAGGTTGAAAAGTCTCTTATCAAAGCGGCAGAAAAGGTCGAACTTGAAAATATTTTTGTTCATTTGGTCGAATTGGGTGATTTCTCAGTTACATACAAGGTAGGAGGTCTTTTGAAGGATGTATCCAGCCTTATAACCAAAAGGTCAGACCTGAAAAAGATGATGTTTGACAGCCTTCATGAAGATCATATCGAAATAGTATCTCCGACATTCATGAACCAGAGAATTTATCCCGAAGATGCTGTTTTCATACCTGTGGATCACGATAAGGTAACTGTTAAGCCACCAGCGACCTATGAGTATGTTACGGAGGTTACCACAGAGGATGTCATATTTGGCAAGGCAATTGAGGCTGAGATAACCAAGAAGATCTCCAAAATGATAGAAGATATGGAACAGAAGCAGAATGATTTCGTCGATCTTGTCAACCGGATAGCTGATGAAAATCTCAGGGCAACGGAAAAAAAAGCTCTTGATTCTTTATTGGGTCAAAAAGAAGACCTTAAACAAGATCTGGTTTCTGTAACCAGTGCCTTGGAAGATGAAGAGAATACCTCTACGGATGGTGTCAGGCTAAAGTCTCTCCAGTATCTCGACTCAAGAGCAGGTGACATCAATATTGGACTTAAGGAACTGCTGGACAGGGTCAGCAATGAAATCGAACAATAA
- a CDS encoding tetratricopeptide repeat protein, with amino-acid sequence MHLDYAEKWIKKGDSFFSLKKYEEAIDAYDKALEIYPKDEGAWESKGNAYFNLRRYEEAIEAYNKALELNSELEGIWMNKGNAAFNLKEYKEAIEAYDQAINIYPENENAWINKGNAFFNLKNYEETIDAYTKALDIYPEEENVWINKGNAYSHLKKYEDAIEAYNKALELNPESKDAWENKGVAYSHMKKGDEAIEAFNKTLEIDPENEEAWESKGNALYELEKYEEAIEAFNKTLEIDPKDDKTWAKKGNSHFNLKEYENAIEAFDKTLEINPGNGKAWAKKGSAHFDLKDYSEAIEAFDKALEIDPKDGTIWASKGNASLILKKYEEATEAYGKATAIDPENGIIWASKGNASLILEKYEEAVKAYEKATQLDPDNASIWASKGNAHSSLKQYEDAIQAYDKVTSIDPKDEEIWVSKGDAYFKLERYEEAIQAYDKALQLDPKDEMAWTYKGNACSILERHGEAIEAYEKATEINPDSKDIWINKGNTLFTLEIYEEAIEAYNKAIEIDPGHESVWTNKGNSCFCLERYEEAIYAYDKATELDPEYEFVWANKGNAYTYLKKYEDAIGAYTKALELKTNDKNAWANKGNAYSHLKAYEDAIVAYEKALQIDPEDEKTWINKGNAYSQVKKYEEAINAYEKALQLNSNDENVWISKGNVYYHLKKYEKAIETYDKALEMNPEAEDVWTNKGNVLSHMKKFEESSEAYNMALKINPENVASHLNYANNLRENKKFSEAETEVMLVLQMNPSNSFALGALGDILSDEGYFEKAIEEYEKALFNSEEMHPSSISEIYNNMGRAYGELENYEKAEKYFRKALSEDEYNVKAIRNSRILEKMKESRGLLKRMFKGKRSSEAKPEFELSSSYGLIESKNQIHENTLEIEY; translated from the coding sequence ATGCATCTTGATTATGCTGAGAAGTGGATTAAAAAAGGGGACAGTTTCTTTAGTTTGAAGAAGTACGAAGAAGCCATTGACGCATACGATAAGGCACTTGAGATCTATCCAAAGGATGAAGGAGCATGGGAAAGTAAAGGAAATGCTTATTTTAATCTCAGGAGATACGAAGAGGCTATCGAAGCATACAATAAGGCACTTGAACTTAATTCGGAACTTGAAGGCATCTGGATGAACAAAGGAAATGCTGCCTTTAACCTTAAGGAATATAAAGAAGCCATTGAAGCATACGATCAGGCCATAAACATTTATCCGGAAAATGAAAATGCCTGGATAAACAAAGGAAACGCTTTTTTTAACCTCAAAAACTACGAGGAAACAATTGATGCATACACTAAAGCCCTGGACATATACCCTGAAGAGGAGAATGTATGGATCAACAAGGGAAATGCATACTCACACCTGAAAAAATATGAAGATGCAATTGAAGCTTATAATAAAGCCCTTGAACTTAATCCGGAATCAAAGGATGCCTGGGAGAACAAGGGAGTTGCATATTCCCATATGAAAAAGGGTGATGAGGCCATAGAGGCATTCAACAAAACCCTGGAGATAGACCCTGAAAATGAAGAAGCATGGGAAAGTAAGGGCAATGCACTCTATGAACTTGAGAAATATGAGGAAGCAATAGAAGCATTCAACAAGACCCTGGAGATAGACCCGAAAGATGACAAGACATGGGCTAAAAAGGGTAACTCCCATTTCAATCTTAAAGAATATGAAAATGCAATAGAAGCTTTCGATAAAACTCTGGAGATAAACCCAGGGAATGGAAAGGCATGGGCAAAGAAGGGCAGCGCACATTTTGACCTGAAGGATTATTCGGAAGCAATAGAGGCATTTGACAAAGCACTGGAGATCGATCCGAAGGACGGAACAATATGGGCAAGCAAGGGAAATGCATCCCTGATCCTGAAAAAGTATGAAGAAGCTACCGAAGCGTACGGAAAAGCTACCGCTATTGATCCTGAGAACGGGATAATATGGGCAAGTAAGGGAAATGCATCCTTAATTCTGGAAAAATATGAGGAAGCAGTCAAAGCATACGAAAAGGCCACACAGCTTGATCCGGATAACGCAAGCATCTGGGCAAGCAAAGGAAATGCCCACTCCAGCCTGAAACAGTATGAAGATGCAATACAGGCATACGATAAGGTCACATCCATCGATCCAAAGGATGAGGAAATATGGGTCAGTAAAGGAGATGCATACTTCAAGCTGGAAAGATACGAAGAGGCAATACAGGCATACGACAAAGCCCTGCAACTCGATCCGAAGGATGAAATGGCATGGACCTATAAAGGAAATGCCTGCTCGATCCTCGAAAGGCACGGGGAAGCAATTGAAGCTTACGAAAAGGCCACTGAGATCAATCCCGACTCAAAGGATATCTGGATCAACAAAGGAAACACACTTTTCACTCTCGAGATATACGAAGAAGCTATCGAGGCTTACAACAAGGCAATTGAGATCGATCCGGGACATGAAAGCGTATGGACCAACAAGGGAAATTCATGTTTCTGCCTTGAAAGATACGAAGAAGCAATATATGCATACGACAAAGCCACGGAACTAGATCCGGAATATGAATTTGTCTGGGCCAACAAGGGTAATGCCTACACATATCTTAAAAAATACGAAGATGCAATTGGAGCATATACCAAGGCACTGGAGTTAAAAACAAATGACAAGAACGCCTGGGCCAACAAAGGAAACGCATATTCGCACCTTAAAGCATATGAGGACGCCATCGTAGCTTATGAAAAAGCTTTACAAATAGACCCTGAAGATGAAAAAACCTGGATCAACAAAGGAAATGCATATTCCCAGGTGAAAAAATATGAGGAAGCGATCAATGCATATGAAAAGGCTCTTCAGTTGAATTCAAATGATGAGAATGTGTGGATCAGCAAAGGAAATGTTTACTATCATCTGAAGAAATATGAGAAAGCGATCGAGACATACGATAAGGCCCTTGAGATGAATCCGGAAGCAGAGGATGTATGGACCAACAAAGGCAACGTATTATCCCATATGAAAAAATTCGAGGAATCCTCTGAAGCCTACAATATGGCCCTGAAAATAAATCCGGAAAATGTGGCTTCACACCTTAATTATGCAAATAACTTAAGAGAGAACAAGAAGTTCAGCGAAGCTGAAACCGAAGTGATGCTTGTACTTCAGATGAACCCGTCAAATTCATTCGCATTAGGAGCTCTTGGAGATATTCTCTCAGACGAAGGATATTTCGAAAAAGCAATCGAGGAATATGAAAAAGCACTTTTCAATTCAGAGGAGATGCACCCTTCCTCAATCTCTGAGATCTATAATAATATGGGTAGAGCATATGGAGAACTGGAAAATTACGAGAAAGCTGAAAAATATTTCCGGAAGGCTCTGTCTGAAGATGAATATAATGTAAAAGCGATAAGAAATAGTCGAATTCTTGAGAAGATGAAGGAATCACGTGGATTGTTGAAGAGGATGTTTAAAGGCAAGCGTTCAAGTGAAGCGAAACCTGAGTTTGAGTTGAGCAGCAGTTATGGCCTCATCGAATCAAAGAATCAGATCCATGAAAATACTCTTGAAATTGAATACTGA